In Edaphobacter aggregans, the sequence CTTTTCGACAATACGGTCCGGGATGCGGATGTATTCGGCATAGGCTCCGTTGTTGAAAAGAAGGTCCTCGCAGAGGTTCTGCTGGCCGTGACGGCAGAAGAAGCAGACGTCGCAGGGGGCTGAGTTGAGGGCCACGACTCGATCCCCCTCGCGAAAACCTGTAACCCCTGCGCCCACTTCAGCGATCACTCCGGCCAGTTCGTGTCCAAAGAGGATGGGTGGCTTGAGCATCATGGCGTGGTAACCACGGCGGTAAACTTTGAGGTCGGTCCCGCAGGTGAGCGCGGCGCGCACCTGGACCACGAGTTCGCCAGGAGCGGCCTGAGGGGCTGCCACCCTCTCCATGCGAAGGTCTTCCTTACCGTGCAGCACTGCCGCCTTCATCTGAGAGGTCATCCTTTCTATTTTCTCATTCCGGAGGGCTCTCCGCATCATGGGATGGCACCCTGTAATCCCTTTATAAACAATGCAATCGCCCGGCGTCGTCCTGCATCTGATACATTGAGCCTGATAACGACATGTCCTTTGTCTCGCCAGAAGTCTTCGCCAAAGAGAAGATCGCCGCCGTGCAGGAGTACTCAATCCTGTCGTGGCGGGCTGTCATCAACATTTTTTCCGTTCCGCGCTACTGGGCTGATCTGTACACACAGATGGACTCAATCGGGGTCGGTTCGACACCAATCGTGGTGCTTACGGGCTTTTTTACGGGTTGCGTTCTCGCACTGCAGTCCGCGACGTCGTTGCAGGCGTTCGGCTCGGTCAGCCTGACTGGAAACCTCGTAGCGCTCTCGATGGTGAAGGAACTTGGCCCAGTGCTGACCGGTCTCATGGTCTCCGGGCGCAACGCGTCTGGGATGGCTTCGGAGATCGGTTCGATGAAGGTAACGGAGCAGATTGACGCGATGCGCGCCCTGGGTACAGACCCCGTGCGTAAACTCATCACTCCGCGGCTCTACGCTACGATCTTCATGCTGTTTTTTCTGACTATTCTGGCGAACACGTTCGGTATAGCCGGTGGCGCACTGGTGAGTATCGGGCTGCTGGGACTCAACGGGTCGTCCTATTTTCATAATTCTTATCGCGCACTTGCCTATGGCGACGTCGTTCAAGGGCTCACAAAGCCGCTTTTTTCGGCGTTTATCATCGCCACTGTCGGCTGCTACTTCGGCATGACCACGAAGGGCGGAACCCAAGGCGTCGGCCGCTCCACGACACAAGCCGTGGTTGTCTCCTCCGTCTTTATCATCATCGTCGACCTGATCGTCACGCGCGCGATGATCGGCATCTTCGGCAAGTAACTCCAAACCATGCCAGACCTTATCAGCAGCGACGTTTTGGAAAGACCGCAGGCCGAGGAAGCCGGAGCACCCGTCGTTGTCTTTGACGATGTCTCGATCAGCTTCGACGAGAAGCCCGTCCTCGAAAATATCTCATTTAGCGTCGCACGCGGAGAGACGAGGATCATCCTGGGACCGGCCGGTGGGGGCAAATCGGTCCTGATGAAGCTGGCCAACGGACTGCTACGGCCTGACTCAGGGACGATTCAGGTCTTCGGCGAGGATATTACGACCATGCGGGAGGTCGATCTATTCAAACTGCGAGCGCGCATTGGTATGGTCTTTCAGGAGTCTGCGCTATTCGATTCGCTCTCCGTCGAAGACAATGTTGCGTACCGGCTTCATGAAGAAGGGATGCCCGAAGAGGAAGCGCATGCGCGCGTTGTGGAGGCGCTGCAGTTTGTCGAACTGGAACAGGCGATTGCGAAGTTTCCGCCTGAGCTCTCTGGAGGCATGCGCCGTCGCGTATCAATCGCACGGGCCATCATCACCAAGCCAGACCTGATCCTCTATGATTCTCCGACGGCAGGCCTTGATCCGATTACGTCAACAACCATTGTGGAGCTCGTGATCAAGCAGCGGGATGTCTCCCATACGACATCGCTGATGATTACACATAGGTTACAGGATGCGTTTCTTCTGGCCATGCACAGGTTCGACGAGAAGACGGGCAAGATTGAGCCGATCCCAAATGGTGGAATCGATGACAGTACAAAGTTCCTGGTGCTGAACGAGGGGAGGATCGTCTTCGACGGTACGACGCTGGAACTGGTTCGTACGGACGATGCATGGCTGAAGGAATATCTTGCCTGAGGCTATCGCTTACCTTGCTTCCATTCTTCAAACGAGATGCGTGGGATCGTCAGGAAAGAATCGCGAGTTTTGACGTAGGAACCCAGGCCGTTCATGCGACCGATGGCGTGAAGCTCTTCGGCACGTATGTAGGGGCCAGCAGGGTCGACGAACTTGTCCTCGATGTAGATGGAAACGACCCTCCCCAGGATGATGCGCGAGCGTCCGATCTCCATGGTCGTGTACTCGCGGCACTCAAGTGCAGCGTGGGCCTGCTCGATGCGCGGCACCTTCACGACCTGTGAGGGCGCTGTGGTAAGGCCAGCCACATCGAGTTCCTCAACATCTGAAGGAAAGTCCGTAGCACAGACGTTCATCTGGCGGGCCAGGTCTTCCGTCACGACATTGACCACGAACTCGCCCGTGCGGCGAATGTTACGCGCGGTGTCTTTGGGGACGAAACTCGCAGTGGGACGGTCAGTTACGCCTACACCGATGATCGGTGGATCCGTACAAAGATAGTTGTAAGCACTGAAGGGTGCGGCGTTCAAACGCCCATCCTCGCTCATGCTTGTGATCCATGCGATGGGCCTCGGCGCTACCAAACCGATCAGTAGATTGTAAGTTTGGCGATGTGTAGCTTCTTCCATGTTGAACTTCATGAACAGGCTCCATGGGCATTCGCTGGCTATCTTACCGAGGATTCGGTTCAGCTGGCATCGAGATTGTCTATTGTTTGGACGTGCTGGCCGGGACGGATACCGTGCTTGCGGGTGTCGTGGCAGGCATGGTGTAGATCACCTCACCCGGACGGGTGTAGTGCAACTCCTCACGGGCCTGGTGCTCGATCGCGTTAGGGTCGTTCTGCAGCCGATCGACATGCCCCTTGAGCAGCTCGTTTTCTCTTTGCAGATCGTGTAGCTGGCTGTCCAGCGTTCGCGCATCCTGGCGCTTCTGTTGGTACACGGTAAGTCCGTTCTGCCCGAAGATGACGTGATAGCCCATCGCAATCGCAAGGACAGCAGCCGCTCCGGTAGCGATCCTTCGCCAGCCGGCGTGGGCGCGGCCATACAGACGCACGATGGCGGAGGACCGACCTCCATCTGAGCGTGCTGTGATTGAACGTGACATTCCATTACAAGTGGAAATATCGCAGTGAGTACCGTCAAGTGGAAAACCTCCTTGCTCGGGACGCGAACCAAGTTCGTACTGATCTTCCATTCCTGAAAACTGCCCCACAAGAGTTATTGACGGTTATCTGTCATGCGTATTTTTCTGCTCTAAGTGTCGAGAAATCGCTCATTCTCTGGCAGAATCCTGCGCAAATTACCGGTAGCGATCGAATAAAGTGCATAAGCCTTTGCACCTTGGTATCCTTCTCTAGACTCATGCAGATTCTGTTTGCCATTTCGATTCTCTGTTTCATGGCCCTTCTGTGGGCAGGATTTGCAATTGCTCGCCATATTCGTCGCGGCCACGAACGCACTGAGGTACATACGTCATCGCGGCGCGACTTCGCCCAGCATCTCTATACGGCTGCAGAGGAAACACGCGTGCCCCGTGCTGTTCGTCATCAGTCAGTGCGCGATGTAACAGCCAGAAAGAGTTGGAACACTGCGGCGACTGCGGTTCAGATTCCGCCATCCTTCGATGAAGAACGTACCGGAACAATGGATGGCTGGCGCAAGTCGCCTCAGTCGTCGCAATCCCGTAGCCCTGAACGGTTAGACTGGGTTTACTTCAACAAAGACGCTGGCGATCTCTCGGACCCGTACCAGCCCAGGCACGCTCGGGGAGCTTCGAGCACCCAGGCAACTTCAAACAGGCGCTACTAGCGCGAAAGGACCTGCTGCATGCAATCCGCCATCTCTTCTCCCTCCGGTCTCGCGCACAGTTCAGCCTCTTTCCAGAAGACGCTGACTGGAAGAATTATCCTTGCCGTTGCGGCCACTGGACTTGTCGCCGTGTGCGCGCATATTTCGCTGCCACTTCCCTTCACTCCCGTGCCGCTTACGCTCCAGACATTCGCCGTCATTCTTGTGGGCATGGCTCTGGGGCCTGTTGCCGGGTTCTCGGCGATGGTTCTGTATCTTGCTCAGGGTGCTACGGGTTTGCCGGTATTCACCCCGCATGGTCCAGGTGGCATTGCCCAATTGATGGGTCCGACGGCTGGTTTTCTTTTCTCTTATCCGTTGGCTGCGGCTTCTGCCGGGTGGGTTGTTCGCGCGCCAGGTAGTCGGGCATCGCGATTTACGCGAGCCGTATTTGCGGGCTGCGTGGCCAGCTTGTTCATCTTCGCGCTTGGCGCTGGTTGGCTGGCGAGCCTGCTCCACCTGAATGCATCAGCGACCTGGCATCTGGCAATCGCGCCCTTCCTTCCGGGCGAGGCGATCAAGATTACGGCAGCGGCCGGCATCTACAGTACATTCGAACGCTGGCGCCGCTCCTGAAACTAGGCCCCAAAGTATTTATCTCGCTACTCTCCGCGCCGGGCGATCAGATCCGGTTCAGCATTGAACACTTTCACCTCTCCCCAAGGATTACTGCATCATGAGCACAACCAGCACCGCGATTCAAGAAATCAGCATTGCCCACAGCCCCGACTCCGATGACGCATTCATGTTCTACGGACTCGCAACCAACAAGGTCCGTGTTCCAGGTTACAAGTTCACCCATACCCTGACCGATATTGAAACGCTGAATCAGCGAGCCATCAAAGAAGCCTTCTATGACGTAACCGCGATCTCCTTCCACGCTTATCCCTACTTGCAGGACAAGTACACCTTGATGGCCTGCGGTGGGAGCGTCGGCGAGGGTTATGGGCCGATGATCGTCGCCAGCCGTAAGCTATCGCTCGATGCTTTCAAGAAGACGAAAATTGCTGTTCCGGGGACTCTGACGACTGCATATTTGACGTTGAAGTTGTTCGCGCCAGAGATCGAAACGGCAGTCGTACCGTTCGATAAGATCATCCCGGCCGTTGTCGCGGGCGAGTATGATGCCGGACTCATCATCCATGAAGGACAGCTTACCTATGCAAAGGACGGCCTGGTAAAACTGCTGGATCTCGGCCAGTGGTGGAGAGAACAGACTGGCCTTCCGCTGCCTCTGGGCGGCAACGCAATCCGCCGATCGCTCGGAGCGGAGACGCTGCTGACGACGACCAATGCACTTCGCGACAGCATTCAGCATGCTCTCGACAACCGCGAAGAGGCGTTAGCCTATGCGATGCAGTTCGCGCGTGATCTGGATACATCGCTCGCCAATCGCTTTGTGGGCATGTACGTAAACGAGCGCACGTTGAACTATGGACCCGACGGAAGAGAGGCCATCAAAAAGCTGCTTGACATGGGCTTTGAGCGCGGCATCATTCCGCACAAAGCGAATGTTGATTTTGTTGGCTAAGAAACAGCTTGCAGCGCACCTGTAACGCTGCAAGCTGTGTTATTCTTGAATAGTCGATTGATTGCAGTCAGGCTGGTTTCAAAGGCGTGTCATAGCTCTCGATGACTTCTCAAAACCTGGACGCGTAGCTCAGCTGGTAGAGCATTCGACTCTTAATCGACTGGTCGTAGGTTCGATCCCTACCGCGTCCACCATTTACCCAGATAGATCACCTTTCGTGTCGTGCGCCTTTCACTTGTAGGGAATGCCATCTGGTTAATTTTTGATGACATCCCTAGAACTGGAACCGAGCCGACACCTGCATACGCCGATACTGCGTCAGCGTCGCGCTATAAACACCCATCTGAGGCCCGTCGGTTGATCCGGTATCAAGTGAGTGCACATCGAACCGTGTGCTATTCGTCAAATTAAACACCTCACCCGCCAGATTTAACAGATAGCGATCGCCAAAATGAAACCCTTTATGCAGTCCCAGGTCGACATCAAAGTACCCGTCGCCACGGAACTGGTTCCTCTGGCCCGCCTCGCCAGGATAAGGACTGCGCATGTTGGCAGCTGCAGCAATAGGATCGTCGAACGCCTGTGGACTGCCGTTTGCATCTTGATGTTTCCGCATCTTGATCGGGCCGGTCTGCACCATGTTGCTCTGCCACTCCCAGTTTGTCGACCATCCAAGGCCATCGGAGATACCGAACGGCAGCCCGCTGGATACGCGCGCAATTCCTGCAAGGTTCCAGTTGCCGATCAGCGCATCCACAAGATGGCTCACATTGCCACCATAATGCTGTCCACGGCCGAACGGCATCAGCCATACCCAATCGGCCGTCAACAGATGTGCGGTGTCAAAATCCGACACAGCGTAATTTTTACGGGGATTCCATGCGTCCAGAATCATGCCGAAGTTCGCTGCGGCTCCACTTGGAAGGAATACGTTGGTCGGATTGCTCTCTGAGTCAGAACCTAAGTCGAGCGACTTCGAATAAGTGTAGCTCAAATCGATCTGCACATTGTGCGCCATTGGATGACGAAGAACGAACTGGCCCGCGTGATACGAACTCGTCCCGTTGGACGAGGTCACATACAGCGAGGAGTACTGTAGCGGCCAGAAGCGTCCAGGTCCATTGGGGCAGCCCATGGTGCACGCAATATCAAGATCGTACAAAGCTGCTGTCTCGTTTCCACGGGCAAACACCCACTCGTTGTCGTAGATGTTCTGCGTCGCAGAAGAGCCTACCGGTCCGCCGCCAGACGGTCCCGCTGCCCCCGGAAAGAGGTTCTCCCAATAAGGGATCGTCGGCACGTCAGTACGTCCCTGATCGACGAACTGCGACATCATCGTTCCGGCGGTGTAGTAGTCCATGCCGGATTTTGGGTCCACCAGATCGAGAGGCTGGGCAAGATCGATCGATTGGAGGAGGTGTCTGCCCAGCCGGCCAACATAATTGGCTTCAAGTGTGAACCCGCCAGGAAGTTCGCGCTGGAAGGAAAGATTGAAGACATGCGAGTACGGCGTCTGCAGATGATCGTCCAGGCCGTATGTGATCGCAAACCCCGTACCGCTAGGATCGTTGGAAGGCGTCTGCGGATATCCGATACTCGATGGCGCGGAAGGAACCAAATTAGGAAGATTATGCAGCCCGGTAAAGCGCGGCGTCGTGTCTGCCGTCTGGACGCTCGCGGGGTTAGTAATCGAACTCGACAGCGAGAACGATCCTGACTTGCTGTAGTTCGTCACCAGGCCCTGCCCGTAGTGATCGTAGTACATGCCATAGCCGACGCGGATCGAACTCCTTCCAGCTCCGCCCAGCAGTTTGTTCAACCACGTGCCTCCCTCAGGCGCGGGCGCAAACGCGATGGCAAGGCGCGGTGCGATATTGTGCCAGTTCATCGGATAGAAGGGCTTGGCGCCGCGTGCCTGGCCAGAGGGCGCAAATGAGATATCCGGCTGTACGCTGTTGCCGACCGCTGCCTGTTGGCCACGCGTTAGAAACCATTGGTGCATATCGATCGTCGGCTGGACCTGCTGTCCGTTCGTCTCGTATGGCGTCTGCAAAATGGTGTGGCGAAGGCCTGCAGTAAGCGTCAGGTTCGGCAATGGACGAAAGGCGTCCTGCACGTAATACTCAAACTCATTCGAACGGAAGCTGCGATCCACCGGCACTCCAACCCCAAGTAGCGTTCCCGTCGTGCCATCGGCAGAGAGCTTGTAGTTGAAGTTTGCCGTCTCCTCGTTTGTCAACCCGGCGAGCATGCTGACCGCAAGGTTGTAGTTGGTCCCGAAACCATCCGATACGTTGGGGAAACCGAATGCAGCAGGATCGAAGCTGCCACCGATCCCGGCGAAACCAGATTCCAGCATCCACGCATAATTCGCGGACGCGCCCGAATAGGAGTTAGCGTTCGTAGTGTTCTGATATGTGAACCGTCGATAGTTCACACCCACCTGCACCGTATGCCGGCCCCTTGTCCAGGTGTAGTCGTCGAGGATGTTGTGTGTCGGCACGATCGTCGCACTGCTGCGCGTCCTTGCCTCAGGCGTATCCAGCGATCGGAAGGTGACATACTGCCCGTTGCCAGCGCCTGTCGATGCAATGCTCTGGCGAATGAATCCATACCGCAGGTTGTTCACAATGTTCGCGGTTGGCGTCCAGGTGTAGTTGGCAGAGATGCCCTTCGAATTGTCCGTGTCTTTTTGGCTCGCCGGCTGACCTGGATAATAGGGAGCAAACGAATCGGCGTCGTTCTGCATGCTCGCTCGAACATAGATCCGGTGCTTCTCGTTGATGTTGTAATCCAGCCGCGCGATGTAGACATTCTGTATCTCCGGCACCGAAGCAGCGAAGCTATACGAGCCGGTGTTAAGACCATCGCCTTCTGTAAACCCATTGCTATGTGGGTACAACTGGAACAGCGCGATGGAGTTCGGGTTGACACCGGGGCCCCATGGGCAGGTTCCATTGGCGAAGCAGTTGGGATCCATGCTCGCAAACTGGCTCGGCGTCAGCGTCACATTGCTTCCATCGTCAGCCGTGTACATCAGGTTTCCCGCTCGTAATGAATCCGTCGGAACCGTTCGAACCGTAGGCGCCGCTTCGTTCTGCCGGTTGCCCTCATAGTTTCCAAACAGGAATATCTTGTCTTTCTTCAGCGGGCCGCCCAGCGAAATTCCATAGGTGTTACGGATCAGGTGGCCCGGCGTATTCGGCAACCCGGAGTTGATCTGCGCCGCCTTGTTGAACCAGTCGTTCGCAACGCCAAGATTGCTGCGGTTATACCAATACGTCGACCCATGGATCTGGTTTGTTCCGGACTTCGTCACCAGATTCACTTGTCCCCCCGAAGACCGTCCGGTATCAGCGTTCGAGCTTGAGGTCGTCACGCGAAACTGCTCCGTCGCGTCCAGGCTGTTGCGAAGAACACCGCTGAAGGCCGCAGGATTCACCTGATTGTTGTTATCCACGCCGTCCAACGTAATATTCGTCTGGTCGGATCGCGCTCCACTCACAACACCGTTCCGGCTCTCTGTCGACTGCGTGTTGCTTCCGATGAACAGAACGCCCGGTTGCAGCGCGAGCAGAGTCTGCGGATTGCGGCCCTCGCTTGGCAGCTGCATGATTGTCTCATTGTTGATCGCGTTGCCGATCGTAGCGTCTGTCGTATTGATCGTTTCCGTCGCAGCTGAGACATCCACCGACACCACATCTGCACTCACCTGCAGCTTCATGTTCA encodes:
- a CDS encoding ABC transporter ATP-binding protein; translation: MPDLISSDVLERPQAEEAGAPVVVFDDVSISFDEKPVLENISFSVARGETRIILGPAGGGKSVLMKLANGLLRPDSGTIQVFGEDITTMREVDLFKLRARIGMVFQESALFDSLSVEDNVAYRLHEEGMPEEEAHARVVEALQFVELEQAIAKFPPELSGGMRRRVSIARAIITKPDLILYDSPTAGLDPITSTTIVELVIKQRDVSHTTSLMITHRLQDAFLLAMHRFDEKTGKIEPIPNGGIDDSTKFLVLNEGRIVFDGTTLELVRTDDAWLKEYLA
- a CDS encoding FtsB family cell division protein, with translation MSRSITARSDGGRSSAIVRLYGRAHAGWRRIATGAAAVLAIAMGYHVIFGQNGLTVYQQKRQDARTLDSQLHDLQRENELLKGHVDRLQNDPNAIEHQAREELHYTRPGEVIYTMPATTPASTVSVPASTSKQ
- a CDS encoding flavin reductase family protein, which translates into the protein MKFNMEEATHRQTYNLLIGLVAPRPIAWITSMSEDGRLNAAPFSAYNYLCTDPPIIGVGVTDRPTASFVPKDTARNIRRTGEFVVNVVTEDLARQMNVCATDFPSDVEELDVAGLTTAPSQVVKVPRIEQAHAALECREYTTMEIGRSRIILGRVVSIYIEDKFVDPAGPYIRAEELHAIGRMNGLGSYVKTRDSFLTIPRISFEEWKQGKR
- a CDS encoding menaquinone biosynthesis family protein: MSTTSTAIQEISIAHSPDSDDAFMFYGLATNKVRVPGYKFTHTLTDIETLNQRAIKEAFYDVTAISFHAYPYLQDKYTLMACGGSVGEGYGPMIVASRKLSLDAFKKTKIAVPGTLTTAYLTLKLFAPEIETAVVPFDKIIPAVVAGEYDAGLIIHEGQLTYAKDGLVKLLDLGQWWREQTGLPLPLGGNAIRRSLGAETLLTTTNALRDSIQHALDNREEALAYAMQFARDLDTSLANRFVGMYVNERTLNYGPDGREAIKKLLDMGFERGIIPHKANVDFVG
- a CDS encoding TonB-dependent receptor: MRLLRYSLVLVVLCLSYAGFGQNASTSLRGLVTDPAGAAIPGASVVIVNAANGVRVDAVTNSQGEYSLQQIAPGTYTITATAPGFGKFTTTAQLLVAQPATVNMKLQVSADVVSVDVSAATETINTTDATIGNAINNETIMQLPSEGRNPQTLLALQPGVLFIGSNTQSTESRNGVVSGARSDQTNITLDGVDNNNQVNPAAFSGVLRNSLDATEQFRVTTSSSNADTGRSSGGQVNLVTKSGTNQIHGSTYWYNRSNLGVANDWFNKAAQINSGLPNTPGHLIRNTYGISLGGPLKKDKIFLFGNYEGNRQNEAAPTVRTVPTDSLRAGNLMYTADDGSNVTLTPSQFASMDPNCFANGTCPWGPGVNPNSIALFQLYPHSNGFTEGDGLNTGSYSFAASVPEIQNVYIARLDYNINEKHRIYVRASMQNDADSFAPYYPGQPASQKDTDNSKGISANYTWTPTANIVNNLRYGFIRQSIASTGAGNGQYVTFRSLDTPEARTRSSATIVPTHNILDDYTWTRGRHTVQVGVNYRRFTYQNTTNANSYSGASANYAWMLESGFAGIGGSFDPAAFGFPNVSDGFGTNYNLAVSMLAGLTNEETANFNYKLSADGTTGTLLGVGVPVDRSFRSNEFEYYVQDAFRPLPNLTLTAGLRHTILQTPYETNGQQVQPTIDMHQWFLTRGQQAAVGNSVQPDISFAPSGQARGAKPFYPMNWHNIAPRLAIAFAPAPEGGTWLNKLLGGAGRSSIRVGYGMYYDHYGQGLVTNYSKSGSFSLSSSITNPASVQTADTTPRFTGLHNLPNLVPSAPSSIGYPQTPSNDPSGTGFAITYGLDDHLQTPYSHVFNLSFQRELPGGFTLEANYVGRLGRHLLQSIDLAQPLDLVDPKSGMDYYTAGTMMSQFVDQGRTDVPTIPYWENLFPGAAGPSGGGPVGSSATQNIYDNEWVFARGNETAALYDLDIACTMGCPNGPGRFWPLQYSSLYVTSSNGTSSYHAGQFVLRHPMAHNVQIDLSYTYSKSLDLGSDSESNPTNVFLPSGAAANFGMILDAWNPRKNYAVSDFDTAHLLTADWVWLMPFGRGQHYGGNVSHLVDALIGNWNLAGIARVSSGLPFGISDGLGWSTNWEWQSNMVQTGPIKMRKHQDANGSPQAFDDPIAAAANMRSPYPGEAGQRNQFRGDGYFDVDLGLHKGFHFGDRYLLNLAGEVFNLTNSTRFDVHSLDTGSTDGPQMGVYSATLTQYRRMQVSARFQF
- a CDS encoding MlaE family ABC transporter permease, coding for MSFVSPEVFAKEKIAAVQEYSILSWRAVINIFSVPRYWADLYTQMDSIGVGSTPIVVLTGFFTGCVLALQSATSLQAFGSVSLTGNLVALSMVKELGPVLTGLMVSGRNASGMASEIGSMKVTEQIDAMRALGTDPVRKLITPRLYATIFMLFFLTILANTFGIAGGALVSIGLLGLNGSSYFHNSYRALAYGDVVQGLTKPLFSAFIIATVGCYFGMTTKGGTQGVGRSTTQAVVVSSVFIIIVDLIVTRAMIGIFGK
- a CDS encoding biotin transporter BioY, producing MQSAISSPSGLAHSSASFQKTLTGRIILAVAATGLVAVCAHISLPLPFTPVPLTLQTFAVILVGMALGPVAGFSAMVLYLAQGATGLPVFTPHGPGGIAQLMGPTAGFLFSYPLAAASAGWVVRAPGSRASRFTRAVFAGCVASLFIFALGAGWLASLLHLNASATWHLAIAPFLPGEAIKITAAAGIYSTFERWRRS